A section of the Plasmodium malariae genome assembly, contig: PmUG01_00_22, whole genome shotgun sequence genome encodes:
- the PmUG01_00044000 gene encoding fam-l protein, protein MDQKNTLLLFTKISAFILLSWICLFNIDLSDYYKTSEGNYKNNRKLDKNYRLLAISKEDKCSVFVRLNKEVPNYAVSENKDVHYNEKEPKREIKHLNRKSFMNAGGNKQNMRNRKCIFETKKYSRMEKKIFKELDYMDFLKNNRTISNKMYVKTICKKYRLRFVLPLLLITVLLILYILDLCVGCGLKKVLFKVLKLCGITEWYRGLSMLLKDSPVSWLFRSMNKVPNALLGMKGGKVEKRVAGYVYVDSFFNYLIYVIPLLILGVILILGLFYYHKKVKKYQKIKFKKR, encoded by the exons atggatCAAAAAAATACGTTACtcttatttacaaaaatttctGCGTTTATCCTTTTAAGTTGGATATGTCTTTTTAACATTGATCTc AGTGACTATTATAAAACTTCAGAAGgaaactataaaaataatagaaaattagataaaaattatagattACTAGCAATATCTAAAGAGGATAAATGTTCAGTTTTTGTAAGattaaataaagaagtaCCAAATTATGCTGTAAGCGAAAATAAAGATGTACATTATAATGAGAAAGAACccaaaagagaaataaaacatttaaatagAAAATCATTTATGAATGCAGGaggaaataaacaaaatatgagGAATAGGaaatgtatatttgaaacaaagaaatattctcgtatggaaaaaaaaatattcaaagaacttgattatatggattttcttaaaaacaacAGGACAATTAGTAATAAGATGTACGTAAAAacaatatgtaaaaaataccGATTGAGATTTGTTTtacctttattattaatcACCGTATTACtgatattatacatattagaTTTATGTGTGGGCTGTGGGCTTAAGAAGGTACTGTTTAAGGTATTGAAATTGTGTGGTATAACTGAATGGTACCGTGGTTTAAGTATGTTGTTGAAGGATTCTCCTGTAAGCTGGTTGTTCAGGTCAATGAATAAAGTACCTAACGCATTGTTAGGGATGAAGGGAGGAAAGGTAGAGAAGAGAGTAGCAGGATACGTTTATGTAGATAGTTTTTTTAACTAtctaatatatgttataccTTTGCTTATATTAGGTGTCATACTTATATTAGGCCTTTTTTATTACCACAAGAAAGTTAagaaatatcaaaaaattaaatttaagaaaaggtaa